CCGGATTTGGAACACTTCACCAAGGAGGGTGTGAGGACGTTCCTGAGCGAGGCCTACACCGTAACGCCGGAATCAGACAGGATGGGCTACCGCCTCGACGGAAAAGCGATAGAGCACTCCGAGAAAGGCGCTGGAATAGTCACCGGTCCGCTCGTCCCCGGGACGGTTCAGGTTCCAGCCAACGGAAAGCCCATCGTGATGATGCGCGACGCTCAAACCACCGGCGGTTACGCGAGGATTGGCGTCGTTGCGAGTGCGCATCTGCACCGACTTGCCCAACTGAGGCCTGGTTTTAAGGTGCGCTTTAGGGAGACAAGCGTTGAAGAGACCAGAAACGAGCTCTTGAAGAAAGAGAAGACGCTTGAGGCGATAAGGCGTTTCCTTGCCGGGAGAATGAGGGCATACAGGATAAAAACCGAAAAAGCAGAGACGATAGCATTCGCGGGGGAGTAATCACTCCTTCTTGCGCATTACCTTGGCAATCTTGTAGGTCTTTCCGTCGCACTCGATTTCTCCCGTTATCTCGATGATTTTCACGTGGTCGCCTTCAAAGAGGCCCTCCGGCTTGAAGAGGTCCCTCTTCTTGGGGTCACTGCACTCCTCGAACTTCAGCTGGATTATCGAGCCGACTATAGCTAATCTCGGCTCTATCGCCACCTCGACGCTCGGCTCGACGACTTCAACAACCCTAACCTTGCCCTCGTGCAGTGGACAGGAGTGCGACGGCATGCTCCTCACGCGCAGAATCTTGTACCTCCTGCCCGGTTCGAGGTTTCCGACGCAGACTCCTGCCAGCTTGCAGGTTTTGCACGGCTCGGCTGGTCCATAGAATATGAACTCAACACCCGGTTTCGCAAGCTTTTCACCGACTAACGTGATTATGGCCATTCCAAACACCTCCGGAAGTTGTGAGAGATGATAGTCAAATAACTCCTGTGATTTTAGCGGCTTTTTCGGCCGCTTCGCGGGTGAGGCCGTCCTTTCCAAGGATTGTGTAGCGCTCGGGCCTTATCGTGTGGGCGATAGTTAGGGCCTCGATTATAATCTCCGGCTCGATTTCGAGCTCGTATGCTGTAGTTGGTGCGCCGACCCTCTTTAAGGTTTCCCTAACGCGCTCCCACTTCATGCCGTGAAGGTAGGCCATTATAATCGTCCCGAGCCCCGTCTGCTCGCCGTGCAGAGCCGGTTTGTCGAGGAGCATGTCAAGGGCGTGGCTGAAGAGGTGCTCCGCACCGCTCGCGGGTCTTGAAGAGCCTGCTATGCTCATGGCAACGCCCGTGGAAATCAGGGCCTTTATGACCTTCCTTACGCTCTCCTCGTTGCCGAGCCGTATTATGTCGGCGTTCCTCATGACCATCTTGGCACTCATTAGACTGAGTGAGGCCGCGTACTCGCTGTAGTATTCGCCACGAATCCTGTGGGCCAACTGCCAGTCCTTTACGGCCGTCAGGTTGCTTATCGTATCTCCAACCCCCGCCGCGAGGTAGCGGTAGGGTGCGGTTTTAATAACTTTAACGTCCGCTATGACTGCTATCGGCGGGACGGCCTTGACTGAAGTTTTGGCGCCCAAATCCCTTATCGAGGCGTTGGCGCTCGCTATGCCGTCGTGAGAAGCGGTCGTGGGGAAGCTGATGAAGGGAACGCCCGTTTTGAAGGAGGCGAGCTTGGCGACGTCTATTATGCTTCCCCCTCCAACCGCGATGACCCAGTCGGCGCTCTCGTCCTTTATCAGGCCTATCGTCCTCTCAACTTCCTCCATCGTCGCGCCCTTTCTAACGGTGAGCGGAACGACTTCGTACTCGGATTTAAGACTTTCCTCAACGTCCTTACCGGCTATCTCCTTCGTTCTCGGCCCGTAGAGTATGATGGCCTTCTCGCCGAGGCCCAACCGTCTCGCGACGTTCACAACTTCCCCTTTAAGGTCCTCGCCCAGCAGGACCTCGCGGGGAAGTTGCATCAGGTGAACTCCCTTCATTCTCCCACCCCTAACCTCTCGGAAGGAAAAGCTTTAAGGCTATCGGAACAACCGTCTATGGTGGTCGAATGGGACTCTACGAGTTTTTTTACCGCTATTTCGTCGAACCCATAAAGTACAATCAGGGTTACAACGTCGTGAACACCCTCGTCTACGCCCTAATCCTCGGCGTCGCCGTTCTGCTCCTGTATAAGATGCTCAAAAAGATGAGGATAAAGGTGGACGAGCGCTTCTTCGTGGCTCTTATGCCCTACATCATCCTCGGCCCGCTGATGAGGAGCATGACCGACATAGGCCTGCTCCCGAGGACTTATCTGACCGTCAGCCCCGGTGGCTACTTCGTCATAGCCGGCTTCGCGATAGCGTCCCTCTTCGCTGTCTGGAGGCATCTCGGGCCGGACGACAGGCTCTATCCAATATACCGTGACTTCGGGTGGGTTCTCGTCGCGGGCCTGCTCTTCATAATGGTGATTAACTGGGACAGGGTGTCCGTCAGGTGGGACTACTTCAAGTACTTCATTCCAAGCCTTCTCGTTGCTGAATCTTTCATCTGGCTCCTCTCAAGGAAGTTCGAGCTCGTGAGGAACAACAGGATACTCTTCTACACCCACTTCTACGACGCGACGACCACTTTCGTTGGAATCCAGTTCTTCGGCTTCTGGGAACAGCACGTTCTCGCGAGGACGCTGATGAACCTGTTTGGAACGCCAGCCGTCATGTACCTTGAGAAGCTCGTTATAATCACGCTCGTGGTTTACGTTCTCGACAGGCTGATGACGGATGAGGACCCCGAGCTTATAAACTTCGTCAAGCTTACGGTCTTCATACTCGGCTTCGGCCCAGGAACGAGGAACCTGCTCATAACGTTGTTGAGGTGATTTGTATGGAGTTCGCCTGGAACGAGATTGCACTTAACATGGCAAAGGATTTGGAGAAAACGATAATGCCCCTCTTCGGCACCAAGAAGGCCGGTGAAAACGTTGGAACGAACGTGAGCGGTGACGTAACGAAATACGTTGACAAGGTCGCGGAGGACCTGATTATAAGGCACCTCAAACCGCTCGACGTCAACATAGTGAGCGAGGAAGTCGGGGAGATAGACGTCGGGAGCGACTACACAGTTGTCGTTGACCCCCTCGACGGCTCCTATAACTTCTCGATGGGAATCCCGATATTCGCTTTCAGCTTCGCCGTCTTCAAGGGAAGGGAACCCGTTTACGGGGCAATCTACGAGTTCTTCCCGAAGGCCTTCTACGAGGCCATTCCGGGTGAGGGGGCTTACCTCAACGGAAGGCCGATTCACGTCAACGAGCCCGCGCCGGGGAAGGAGGCGATAAGCTTCTACACGCGCGGAAGATGCCTCGGACTCGTGAAGAGGGTTAAGAGAGTCCGCGTTCTTGGGGCGATAGCGGTAGAGATGGCCTACACCGCCAAGGGCTCGCTCGACGGGGTCTTCGACATAAGGAACTACGTGAGGCCGACGGACATAGCGGCAGGTGTTATGCTCGTGAGGGAAGCCGGTGGACTGGTAACAGATGAGAACGGAAAGCCCCTTGAGTTCGAGCTGAAGGCTGAGGTGAACACCAACGTTATCGCAGTCGCGAACGAGAGAATCCTCAAAATAATCCTGGAGGAGCTGGGGAATGAGCCTTGAGCGCTACTTCAATCGCTACGGAAAGGCAACCTTCACGCTCTTCCTCATAAACGTCGCCGTCTACGCCGTCGAGGCAATACTGAGCAGGAACCCGATAAGCATCAGCGGGAACGTCTTGGCCACGCTCGGCCAGTGGAACTACGCGGTTCTGCACCTCGGGGCCTGGTGGCAACCATTCACGGCGATGTTCGTCCACGTGAACATAATCCACATCTTCTTCAACATGTACTTCCTCCTCGTCATGGGAAGCCAGCTTGAGAGAATACTCGGGCCCAAGCGGGTCGTGATGATTTACGTAGTCTCTGGCTTAGCAGGGAACCTCCTGACGCTGTTCCTCATGCCTCCCAACGTCGTCAGTGCGGGCGCGAGCGGGGCGCTCTTCGGTATCGCGGGGGCGCTGATAACAATCACCGGCGTCGTCGGGGGGAACATGCAGGGGGCCCTTATTAATGCCTTCGTGCTGTTCCTAATCAACAGCTTCCTGCCAGGAGTCAACGCCTACGCCCACCTCGGCGGACTTCTCGCCGGAATCCTCATAGGCTACTACTACGGCAAGGTCATAAAGAGGAAGCTAACGTGGGCCTACGCGTACGACTACTATTAGCGAAAGATTTAAAAACGCCCGCCGG
The Thermococcus sp. 21S9 DNA segment above includes these coding regions:
- a CDS encoding UPF0179 family protein; amino-acid sequence: MAIITLVGEKLAKPGVEFIFYGPAEPCKTCKLAGVCVGNLEPGRRYKILRVRSMPSHSCPLHEGKVRVVEVVEPSVEVAIEPRLAIVGSIIQLKFEECSDPKKRDLFKPEGLFEGDHVKIIEITGEIECDGKTYKIAKVMRKKE
- a CDS encoding NAD(P)-dependent glycerol-1-phosphate dehydrogenase — protein: MKGVHLMQLPREVLLGEDLKGEVVNVARRLGLGEKAIILYGPRTKEIAGKDVEESLKSEYEVVPLTVRKGATMEEVERTIGLIKDESADWVIAVGGGSIIDVAKLASFKTGVPFISFPTTASHDGIASANASIRDLGAKTSVKAVPPIAVIADVKVIKTAPYRYLAAGVGDTISNLTAVKDWQLAHRIRGEYYSEYAASLSLMSAKMVMRNADIIRLGNEESVRKVIKALISTGVAMSIAGSSRPASGAEHLFSHALDMLLDKPALHGEQTGLGTIIMAYLHGMKWERVRETLKRVGAPTTAYELEIEPEIIIEALTIAHTIRPERYTILGKDGLTREAAEKAAKITGVI
- a CDS encoding DUF63 family protein, which codes for MGLYEFFYRYFVEPIKYNQGYNVVNTLVYALILGVAVLLLYKMLKKMRIKVDERFFVALMPYIILGPLMRSMTDIGLLPRTYLTVSPGGYFVIAGFAIASLFAVWRHLGPDDRLYPIYRDFGWVLVAGLLFIMVINWDRVSVRWDYFKYFIPSLLVAESFIWLLSRKFELVRNNRILFYTHFYDATTTFVGIQFFGFWEQHVLARTLMNLFGTPAVMYLEKLVIITLVVYVLDRLMTDEDPELINFVKLTVFILGFGPGTRNLLITLLR
- a CDS encoding bifunctional fructose-bisphosphatase/inositol-phosphate phosphatase, with translation MEFAWNEIALNMAKDLEKTIMPLFGTKKAGENVGTNVSGDVTKYVDKVAEDLIIRHLKPLDVNIVSEEVGEIDVGSDYTVVVDPLDGSYNFSMGIPIFAFSFAVFKGREPVYGAIYEFFPKAFYEAIPGEGAYLNGRPIHVNEPAPGKEAISFYTRGRCLGLVKRVKRVRVLGAIAVEMAYTAKGSLDGVFDIRNYVRPTDIAAGVMLVREAGGLVTDENGKPLEFELKAEVNTNVIAVANERILKIILEELGNEP
- a CDS encoding rhomboid family intramembrane serine protease, whose product is MSLERYFNRYGKATFTLFLINVAVYAVEAILSRNPISISGNVLATLGQWNYAVLHLGAWWQPFTAMFVHVNIIHIFFNMYFLLVMGSQLERILGPKRVVMIYVVSGLAGNLLTLFLMPPNVVSAGASGALFGIAGALITITGVVGGNMQGALINAFVLFLINSFLPGVNAYAHLGGLLAGILIGYYYGKVIKRKLTWAYAYDYY